Proteins from a single region of Nerophis ophidion isolate RoL-2023_Sa linkage group LG08, RoL_Noph_v1.0, whole genome shotgun sequence:
- the LOC133558237 gene encoding sulfotransferase 1C1-like, producing the protein MPWGFWYDHVKTYWQEREQRNILYMFYEDMKENPRREVERIMRYLDLSLYDDVISRIVELTSFKQMKETPMANYSSVPVFDQSISTYMRKGQVSDWQNHFTSEQSAEFDEDYKKKMNHVYIPFKTQL; encoded by the exons A TGCCATGGGGCTTCTGGTATGATCATGTCAAAACTTACTGGCAAGAACGAGAACAGAGGAACATCCTTTACATGTTCTATGAAGACATGAAAGAG AATCCTCGACGTGAAGTGGAGCGCATTATGAGGTACCTGGACCTGTCCCTCTATGATGATGTCATCAGCCGCATTGTGGAGCTGACGTCTTTCAAGCAAATGAAGGAAACCCCGATGGCCAACTACagctcagttcctgtttttgaccAGTCCATCTCTACCTACATGAGAAAGG GACAAGTCAGTGATTGGCAGAACCATTTTACTTCAGAGCAGTCAGCAGAGTTTGATGAGGACTATAAGAAGAAAATGAATCACGTCTACATTCCATTCAAAACACAGCTCTAA
- the LOC133558236 gene encoding LOW QUALITY PROTEIN: sulfotransferase 1 family member D1-like (The sequence of the model RefSeq protein was modified relative to this genomic sequence to represent the inferred CDS: inserted 1 base in 1 codon) gives MSDNQEVKHRRPLVPVKGIPLTEHIANHYSNVLAFCPDPSDLLIATYPKAGTTWIQETVDLLLHSGNIEICKRASTPIRMPFLENSKRPGISSGIDLLKTMDPPRVIKTHLPFQLVPKGFWENKCKVIYVARNAKDNLVSYFHFDQMNLXSPGPWEHYVQKFMRGQVAWGSWYDHVKSYWEEREKRNILYMFYEDMKENPLREVERIMRYLDLSLSNDVISRIVELTSFENMKENPMANYSFMPRCIFDQSRCTFMRKGQVGDWKNHFTSEQSAEFDEDYEKKMKHIHIPFRSQF, from the exons ATGTCAGACAACCAAGAAGTCAAACATCGCCGCCCACTGGTCCCGGTAAAAGGGATTCCCCTTACGGAACACATCGCCAACCACTACAGCAATGTCTTGGCTTTCTGTCCTGATCCTTCAGACTTGCTCATTGCCACCTACCCTAAAGCAG GGACCACGTGGATCCAGGAGACAGTGGATCTGCTTCTTCACAGCGGAAATATTGAGATCTGCAAGAGAGCCTCGACACCCATCCGAATGCCTTTCCTGGAGAATTCCAAGAGACCAGGCATTTCCTCAG GTATTGATCTCCTGAAGACAATGGACCCCCCAAGAGTTATCAAAACACATTTGCCATTTCAGCTCGTTCCAAAGGGCTTTTGGGAAAACAAGTGCAAA GTGATCTACGTGGCTCGCAATGCTAAGGACAACCTGGTTAGCTACTTCCACTTTGATCAGATGAATC ACTCACCCGGACCCTGGGAGCACTACGTCCAAAAGTTCATGCGTGGACAGG TTGCATGGGGCTCCTGGTATGATCATGTCAAAAGTTACTGGGAGGAGCGAGAAAAGAGGAACATCCTTTACATGTTCTATGAAGACATGAAAGAG AATCCTCTGCGTGAAGTGGAGCGCATTATGAGGTACCTGGACTTGTCCCTTTCTAATGACGTCATCAGCCGCATTGTGGAGCTGACATCTTTTGAGAACATGAAGGAGAATCCAATGGCCAACTACAGCTTCATGCCCCGATGCATTTTCGACCAATCCCGGTGTACCTTCATGAGAAAAG GACAAGTTGGTGATTGGAAGAATCATTTTACATCAGAGCAGTCAGCAGAGTTTGATGAGGACTATGAGAAGAAAATGAAGCACATCCACATTCCATTCAGATCACAGTTTTAA
- the LOC133558241 gene encoding sulfotransferase 1B1-like isoform X2, producing MSENHEIIPRSVLIPIQGVLLADHIAKNYDAVSAFCPDPSDLLIATYPKAGLDLLATMDPPRVIKTHLQFHLIPKGFWENKCKVIYVARNAKDNLVSYFHFNHMNLTHPEPGPWEGYIQKFMRGQVPWGSWYDHVKGYWKERENKNILFLFYEDMNENPRREIERIMKYLDLSLSDDVISRIVELTSFKNMRTNPMVNYSFIPEPVFDHSRYTFMRKGIVGDWKNHFTPEQAGAFDEDYEKQMKEVNIPFRTQL from the exons ATGTCAGAGAACCATGAAATCATTCCTCGCTCTGTCCTCATTCCAATCCAAGGAGTTCTTCTTGCGGACCACATTGCCAAAAATTATGATGCCGTCTCTGCTTTCTGTCCTGATCCGTCGGACCTCCTCATTGCCACCTACCCCAAAGCAG GTCTTGACCTGCTGGCGACAATGGACCCTCCAAGAGTCATTAAGACACATTTGCAGTTTCATCTCATTCCAAAGGGCTTTTGGGAAAACAAGTGCAAA GTCATCTATGTGGCTCGTAATGCTAAGGACAACCTGGTGAGCTACTTCCACTTTAATCACATGAATCTCACCCACCCTGAGCCTGGACCCTGGGAAGGCTACATTCAAAAGTTCATGCGTGGACAGG TGCCATGGGGCTCCTGGTATGATCATGTCAAAGGCTACTGGAAGGAGCGAGAAAACAAGAACATCCTTTTCCTCTTCTATGAAGACATGAACGAG AATCCTCGACGTGAAATAGAGCGCATCATGAAGTACCTGGACTTGTCGCTTTCTGACGATGTCATCAGTCGTATTGTGGAGCTGACGTCCTTCAAGAACATGAGGACGAACCCGATGGTCAACTACAGTTTCATTCCAGAGCCAGTTTTTGACCATTCCCGCTATACCTTTATGAGAAAAG GAATAGTTGGTGATTGGAAAAATCACTTTACACCTGAGCAGGCAGGAGCGTTTGATGAGGACTATGAGAAGCAAATGAAGGAAGTGAACATACCATTCCGAACACAGCTCTAA
- the LOC133558241 gene encoding sulfotransferase 1B1-like isoform X1, giving the protein MSENHEIIPRSVLIPIQGVLLADHIAKNYDAVSAFCPDPSDLLIATYPKAGTTWTLEIVDLLLHNGNLEICKRAPIPIRTPFLENFARVGIPSGLDLLATMDPPRVIKTHLQFHLIPKGFWENKCKVIYVARNAKDNLVSYFHFNHMNLTHPEPGPWEGYIQKFMRGQVPWGSWYDHVKGYWKERENKNILFLFYEDMNENPRREIERIMKYLDLSLSDDVISRIVELTSFKNMRTNPMVNYSFIPEPVFDHSRYTFMRKGIVGDWKNHFTPEQAGAFDEDYEKQMKEVNIPFRTQL; this is encoded by the exons ATGTCAGAGAACCATGAAATCATTCCTCGCTCTGTCCTCATTCCAATCCAAGGAGTTCTTCTTGCGGACCACATTGCCAAAAATTATGATGCCGTCTCTGCTTTCTGTCCTGATCCGTCGGACCTCCTCATTGCCACCTACCCCAAAGCAG GGACCACATGGACCCTGGAGATAGTGGATCTGCTTCTACACAACGGCAATCTTGAGATCTGCAAAAGAGCCCCAATACCGATCCGAACGCCTTTCCTTGAGAATTTCGCTCGCGTCGGCATCCCGTCAG GTCTTGACCTGCTGGCGACAATGGACCCTCCAAGAGTCATTAAGACACATTTGCAGTTTCATCTCATTCCAAAGGGCTTTTGGGAAAACAAGTGCAAA GTCATCTATGTGGCTCGTAATGCTAAGGACAACCTGGTGAGCTACTTCCACTTTAATCACATGAATCTCACCCACCCTGAGCCTGGACCCTGGGAAGGCTACATTCAAAAGTTCATGCGTGGACAGG TGCCATGGGGCTCCTGGTATGATCATGTCAAAGGCTACTGGAAGGAGCGAGAAAACAAGAACATCCTTTTCCTCTTCTATGAAGACATGAACGAG AATCCTCGACGTGAAATAGAGCGCATCATGAAGTACCTGGACTTGTCGCTTTCTGACGATGTCATCAGTCGTATTGTGGAGCTGACGTCCTTCAAGAACATGAGGACGAACCCGATGGTCAACTACAGTTTCATTCCAGAGCCAGTTTTTGACCATTCCCGCTATACCTTTATGAGAAAAG GAATAGTTGGTGATTGGAAAAATCACTTTACACCTGAGCAGGCAGGAGCGTTTGATGAGGACTATGAGAAGCAAATGAAGGAAGTGAACATACCATTCCGAACACAGCTCTAA